The following are encoded together in the Mesoplodon densirostris isolate mMesDen1 chromosome 2, mMesDen1 primary haplotype, whole genome shotgun sequence genome:
- the LOC132484609 gene encoding histone H3.3A, with protein sequence MARTKQTARKSTGGKAPRKQLATKAARKSAPSTGGVKKPHRYRPGTVALREIRRYQKSTELLIRKLPFQRLVREIAQDFKTDLRFQSAAIGALQEASEAYLVGLFEDTNLCAIHAKRVTIMPKDIQLARRIRGERA encoded by the exons ATGGCTCGTACAAAGCAGACTGCCCGCAAATCGACCGGTGGTAAAGCACCGAGGAAACAACTGGCTACAAAAGCCGCTCGCAAGAGTGCGCCCTCTACTGGAGGGGTGAAGAAACCTCATCGTTACAG gcCTGGTACCGTGGCGCTCCGTGAAATTAGACGTTACCAGAAGTCCACTGAACTTCTGATTCGCAAACTTCCCTTCCAGCGTCTGGTGCGGGAAATTGCTCAGGACTTCAAAACAGATCTGCGCTTCCAGAGTGCAGCTATTGGTGCTTTGCAG GAGGCAAGTGAGGCCTATCTGGTTGGCCTTTTTGAAGACACCAACCTGTGTGCTATCCATGCCAAACGTGTAACGATTATGCCAAAAGACATCCAGCTAGCACGCCGCATACGTGGAGAACGTGCTTAA